Proteins encoded in a region of the Drosophila busckii strain San Diego stock center, stock number 13000-0081.31 chromosome 2L, ASM1175060v1, whole genome shotgun sequence genome:
- the LOC108607926 gene encoding mediator of RNA polymerase II transcription subunit 15 yields MTEEWQSQNFRQNIITKIHDIIPHNGIEPHKNASVMESHIFRKSRTKDEYLGLVAKLFMHYKDMSRKSQAQQQQQMQQQQQQQPQAPPQGAEMGQQNMMQDPLNALQNLASQGNRNPQLMPMGGAAGPNQMAGPGGGQGGVPASNLLQTLNQQRPGQQQMQPMLNIRGQLPMGAAGGQQMVQVQQMGGNGPNGGVQMNAMGPGGVPNQAQLAGNAGGGGMPNQMVGPGPNSGPAGAPAGGMPNQMSNMVQLGMNPMLRNIQGMQGIPANMQQQHNVVGGPGGQQQVGAPVGMPPNAQAPGMNPMGGMNVNMPPNMQQKPNMGMAQNPQMFAANRGGVVGAQQQQGQPFMRSSPSPADAQQLQQQQQLQQQLQQQQQQVQQQQLVGNQTPIQQPNTPQMPTPQMIPSPALVPQSSPQMMMQNSQRSIRQQSPSASINTPGQVTGNSPFNPQEEALYREKYKQLTKYIEPLKRMLSKISNDGTNVDKMTKMSKLLEILCNPAQRVQLDTLLKCEKALEKMDLLSYSGQQFGKSSNPLLEVINTTLQSNVANHTLHRTFRPSLELLFGTDICAPVPAKKQRIEKKCSPFEQDVPHVLQGEIARLDSKFKVKLDTTAQNNNKAIKLICCLDDKRLPSVPPVSVSIPEEYPWQSPDCALTEQEYTATPFLRTVQQALIARMSKLPKNYSLSHLLDTWEMAVRQACSPQSKPRALCELSTLLGV; encoded by the exons ATGACTGAAGAGTGGCAGAGTCAAAACTTCAGGCAAAACATCATAACAAAGAT ccATGACATTATACCCCACAATGGCATTGAGCCTCATAAAAACGCCAGCGTTATGGAGAGTCATATCTTTCGTAAGTCTCGCACCAAGGATGAGTATTTGGGACTGGTGGCCAAGCTGTTCATGCACTACAAGGATATGTCGCGAAAATCtcaagcgcaacagcaacaacaaatgcaacagcagcagcaacaacaaccgcagGCGCCGCCGCAAGGTGCCGAAATGGGCCAACAAAATATGATGCAGGATCCATTGAATGCGTTGCAGAATCTCGCTAGCCAAGGCAATCGTAATCCGCAGCTTATGCCTATGGGTGGTGCAGCTGGTCCCAATCAAATGGCTGGCCCAGGTGGCGGACAAGGTGGCGTGCCTGCTTCCAATCTGCTGCAGACGCTCAATCAACAGCGTCCGggacagcagcaaatgcagcctATGCTGAACATACGTGGACAGCTGCCTATGGGCGCAGCGGGTGGACAGCAAATGGTGCAGGTGCAACAAATGGGCGGCAATGGTCCCAATGGTGGTGTACAAATGAATGCCATGGGCCCGGGTGGTGTGCCGAATCAAGCGCAGCTGGCAGGCAATGCAGGCGGCGGTGGCATGCCCAATCAAATGGTGGGACCCGGGCCTAATAGCGGACCTGCGGGTGCGCCTGCAGGCGGTATGCCCAATCAAATGTCTAACATGGTG CAACTGGGCATGAATCCTATGCTAAGGAATATACAAGGCATGCAAGGCATTCCGGCcaacatgcagcaacaacacaatgTTGTGGGTGGACCAGGCGGTCAGCAACAAGTCGGCGCGCCGGTTGGCATGCCGCCCAACGCGCAGGCTCCTGGCATGAATCCCATGGGCGGCATGAATGTCAATATGCCAccaaatatgcaacaaaagccgAACATGGGCATGGCACAAAATCCACAAATGTTTGCAGCCAATCGTGGCGGCGTAGTGGgtgcacaacagcaacaggggCAGCCCTTTATGCGCTCGAGTCCTTCACCAGCAGAtgcgcagcaactgcagcagcaacaacagttgcaacagcagctacaacagcagcagcaacaggtgcagcagcaacaactcgtAGGCAATCAAACGCCCATACAGCAGCCAAATACGCCACAAATGCCTACGCCACAAATGATACCCAGTCCAGCGCTGGTGCCGCAATCCAGTCCACAAATGATGATGCAGAACTCACAGCGCAGCATTAGACAACAATCGCCAAGTGCTTCGATAAATACACCTGGTCAGGTGACAGGCAACAGTCCATTTAATCCGCAAGAGGAGGCGCTCTATAGAGAGAAATACAAGCAGCTGACCAAGTACATTGAGCCGCTCAAGCGCATGCTGAGCAAGATAAGCAATGATGGCACCA ATGTGGATAAAATGACAAAGATGAGCAAACTGCTGGAAATTCTGTGCAATCCTGCGCAGCGTGTGCAGCTGGACACGCTGCTGAAATGCGAAAAGGCTTTGGAGAAAATGGATTTGCTTTCGTACTCAGGACAACAATTTGGC AAATCTTCCAATCCACTGCTGGAGGTCATCAATACGACGCTGCAAAGCAATGTTGCTAATCATACCTTGCATCGCACCTTTCGTCCCAGCCTAGAGCTGCTGTTTGGCACAGATATTTGCGCGCCTGTGCCTGCGAAGAAGCAGCGCATTGAAAAGAAATGCTCGCCCTTTGAGCAGGATGTGCCGCATGTGCTCCAAGGCGAAATTGCGCGCCTGGACAGCAAGTTTAAAGTCAAACTGGATACCACAGCacagaataataataaagccaTCAAGCTTATTTGTTGTCTGGATGACAAGCGTCTGCCCAGCGTGCCGCCAGTCAGCGTTAGCATACCCGAGGAGTATCCTTGGCAATCGCCAGACTGTGCGCTCACCGAGCAGGAATATACGGCCACGCCTTTTTTGCGAACCGTGCAGCAGGCGCTGATTGCGCGCATGTCCAAGCTGCCCAAGAACTATTCATTGTCGCATCTGCTGGACACCTGGGAGATGGCAGTGAGGCAAGCTTGCTCGCCACAGTCCAAGCCGCGTGCGCTATGTGAGCTGAGCACACTGCTGGGCGTGTAA
- the LOC108607927 gene encoding Krueppel-like factor 16 — MEVDTLLLPSPPATPPLRENKLENAAKDEQLVNENLLKAKLKLVAQKNQKNGGIITPNPSDTEDEAADAVPAKKPRLEQPAVSMTPPPELKQELEQDQAQRVSVIMRVNSLGNVLSSEQQSTASSCDFSTPITDDYPEENVWRNLKYKMNRKRAAEVAQPKPEPETETTMPSETPTTTTAASTTPTNCLLLLSTVAAQAQPSACPAPTTSPAAVSSLMASKRITAAQAAATRSRIYECTFPDCGKNYFKSSHLKAHQRVHTGERPFICKWDNCDKRFSRSDELSRHKRTHTGEKKFQCGVCQKKFMRSDHLSKHVKRHNKDKANGVNRNVAVVAAAAATLCESSALQLRAIAPTPKPVTPTLQLYSAQDLLLLQQQQHQQHSFVSLCNSRSHLEAQR; from the exons atggaaGTGGATACATTGTTGTTACCATCGCCGCCAGCAACGCCACCGCTGCGTGAAAACAAACTGGAAAAT GCAGCCAAGGACGAGCAGCTGGTCAATGAGAATCTGCTGAAGGCCAAACTAAAGTTGGTGGCGCAAAAGAATCAAAAGAATGGCGGCATTATTACACCCAATCCCTCGGACACAGAGGACGAAGCGGCGGATGCAGTGCCGGCCAAGAAGCCGCGTCTGGAGCAGCCAGCGGTGAGCATGACGCCGCCGCCGGAGCTCAAACAAGAACTGGAGCAGGATCAGGCACAGCGTGTCAGCGTCATTATGCGCGTCAATAGTTTGGGCAATGTGCTGTCCAGTGAACAACAGTCGACTGCTAGCAGCTGTGACTTCTCCACGCCCATAACCGATGACTATCCGGAGGAGAATGTCTGGCGTAAtctcaaatacaaaatgaatcGCAAGCGTGCAGCGGAAGTGGCGCAACccaagccagagccagagacagagacaacAATGCCAAGTGAaacgcccacaacaacaacagcagccagcaccaCGCCTACAAActgcctgttgctgctcagcACTGTGGCAGCCCAAGCGCAACCCTCAGCCTGCCCAGCACCCACAACATCCCCAGCAGCTGTATCCAGCTTAATGGCCAGCAAACGCATTACCGCCGCCCAGGCCGCCGCCACACGCAGTCGCATCTACGAGTGCACCTTTCCGGATTGCGGCAAGAACTATTTCAAGAGCAGCCATCTCAAAGCCCATCAGCGTGTGCACACCGGCGAGCGTCCGTTTATCTGCAAGTGGGACAACTGCGACAAGCGCTTCAGCCGCTCCGACGAGCTCTCGCGGCACAAGCGCACCCACACCGGCGAAAAGAAATTCCAATGCGGTGTCTGTCAAAAGAAATTCATGCGCAGCGATCATCTGTCCAAGCATGTCAAGCGTCACAACAAGGATAAGGCCAATGGTGTGAATCGCAATGTGgcagttgtcgctgctgcggctgcaacACTCTGCGAATCCAGCGCCTTGCAACTGCGCGCCATAGCGCCCACGCCCAAGCCAGTCACGCCCACATTGCAGCTGTATAGCGCGcaggatttgctgctgctccaacaacaacaacatcagcaacacaGTTTTGTCAGCTTGtgcaacagccgcagccactTGGAGGCGCAACGTTAA